ACGGTGATAATCAGAAGAAACAAAACCCGGTTGACATAACTGGATTTCTGCTCAATCCTTCCATGTATTGGGGCAAGTAAACGCCTcagatttcttttcttttttttctcaaacaggtcaaaggtcaccacaTGCAGTAACCTGGATGTTaaatttacaaaacaaacaacccaGTGCAGTGCATATAGATCATTAAATTAATCCATGTAAACCGGGTTATTACAGAAATTGCGTTATTTTGAACCATGTAAACATTGTAGTTTGAAAGTTGCTTTAAGTTGGTTACTCCCAGTAATCAGagcatctgtgtgcatgtaaacgtactcGCTGTCACAACTTAcagctcctcttcttcctcacaattgaattgaatttatcATCATcccaggaggaagagggggaaaacaGGATTAGTCATTCCAGTGCGATGTCATCAGAAAGTCCTCGTTTTTTTTCAGCTCGAGCTGTTGGAAGAACAGAGAGGATAGAGTTTTATCATCGTCGTTATTTCCACTAGAATTCGAATCCACATAAGAAACATATACAGTGCAATACAAAACACCTTCACATTATTGCCTTTCGCACCCTTTCCTCccatccatctccatctccccttcAGGAACGCAGTGAATTTAACAGATGAATTAAAAAAAGGGGATCTTAGCTTTCACCTGGAATCCTATCACCAAACACACCAGCAAACACTGAACCACACCTGTCAAATCTGAAGTGTATTTCATAAGAACCATCTGGAGCGATTCTTAAGTAAATTACACaactggagaagaagaaagtaaTCCAACAAAAACTAATGCTGCACTCCCACCTCCAATGGCACATGCCGGGGTCCATGCCGGTTGTGCCTCTCTAAAGGCGAGGACAAGAACGGCGAGGACACGAAGCAACCAAACACAATCACACGAGCGTCGCGAGCAAAGGAGCTGGGTAaaacaattaattgattaatgtggTTCAGTCTGCCGACAAAGACATGCATGTCTGTTGCCGCCAGCTGACAGATTGTACTCCATTTTTAAGCGGTTTTCTCCACCTTTGCCGCTACGTAACGAGCGGCGCACCAGCACACCTCGAGTGAACCCTTTGATACGGCAAGTTTAACAGACCAAACCATTTTTACAAAGTGGGTAAAATTTAATTGTTGACCTATTACCCTATAATGAAAAACTAGAATATTAAAAATGATGCTGGTTCGACATGCGCATCACAAATGATATCTAAATTTCCCAGTACGATTTTTGATATGATTCCATAAGTTAATTGACCACCAGGGGGACAACGTACCCTTCGTATTGCTAATCAATAAAGTGTCATTATTATTAGGCTTTAGTTTCCGGAGCTGTTCTTACCTCGAGCCCAGCGTACGTGTACATACACGCACACTACGAGGAGCACTGCGTACAGGATCAACAGCAGCACAATACACACCAGCCGGGGCCAAGGCAGGActggaggaggggcggggcttggaGACGGACTCTGGGTTGGAGCGGCTGGAAGGGAAAAGCAACTGTTTCAAACTCTGATTGGTCAACTCTGATTGGTGATGATATAAATAGGGATAGAGCAAAAGGGGGATACTAAACGAAACataactgacaatttcaacactagaataTATTAAGTAAATATGtgaatgagaaaatgaatgaatatataaaaaatgaatataatgTTGAGAGACAAATCCTTGGGCCTAGGGAGATAGGGAACAGCAGATTGGAGTTGTgtttttacaaacatttctctgaggcagagctgctctggaggcagaaataatctgactGAGATAAAATAACATTATTGGTTAAGATAAaactcagtgggtggagccaaagatcCACAGTATTTCAGAGCgaaaagttagctaactggcaaacatgaatagcaaagaaggaactctcattgaaatatcagaaaaaaataaatagcagTGAACCATTAAAGCCAATGtaaagaataaatgaaaaagtttCATTTATTCTTTACATTGGCTTTAATGGTGTTGGCAGATCAgcagctagctaattagcttacctagatagctataggctagtatagtttgaacttggaaggtcagctaggctaactagctaacctacaGTAGATTACTTAGTATGGATTTTCAGTTACTAGCAAGAGCGTTAATGCACCATAAAATtagcttcttcctctcctctcttgtctttctcactGGGTTTCAGTCAAATGTTAGTTAAACATTTGTGTATCTAAACTTGTTGCGGCCCAGCTGCAGAACTTAAGGCATTAAGCTGCTACACCAGATCTGTTCTTGTTCTGCCCGCGGTCTGCCGGTTGTGTTGAGCCTTTACCtatgggtaagtgaacacaattacctagttttgcttattgtgCCATAAACAACTAAAGTTCATTAATGTACCATATAGGGTACAATAATGTAGTCTCTTTTTTTGAGAGTGTGTAGGCTACTGTCCCCAAACAGAAGCTTCTCAGCAGCTCCacagataacctcatctccaacatttatttaagtgacATTAGTTTATGTATCCTGTATTTTGTTTAgtgacatggtgataaatcgtggtatttatatacatttatatggcttgAATACGGAACACACTGATGTGTAGTCCCATTAAAAAGAGAATTGCCATGCGTATCTCCAGAGTTTCAGTGCAGCAGCTGAATTGAAGTAAATGGCTGCATATGATCCAAACTCTTCGACACAAACGGACGGAACAGAAACAAGCTGACCCGAAaattgtggttctttggctctgcctGTTGAGGTACTCAACCAATGAGACTATCTCTGCTTCGAGAATAGCTCTGCCTCTGATTCATGTTTGTAGAACTGAAACTCCAGTCTTGTTGAGGCTGGGTCAAGtcatggtttggtttggttgttgCAGGGAAAGGAGAGCTGACCTGCCATCACTTACATAAGAAGAGAGCAGAACATTTGTCTCACctctcacagccagccagctttCCGGTGACTTTCCTTTCTTGGGGTGCTGACACTTGTAGAGGCCTTCATCTGACTTGGACACTCGGAGGGTCATACTTCcgccagacccagacccagacccgaTGAAGGCGCCATTTTTGTAGAAATCAGCGGTGAAGGCAGAGGTGGATTGAACCTGCTCTTCTTCCTTGTAGGAACAGACAAGcgtcacctcctctccctccgtcacGGGAAGAGCAGGACTCTCCAGGATCACAACATCAGCTGGACACACAAGAGCAAACACTTGTGTCATTGTTCATATACTTCAGAGTTCAGAGACGAACTAGTTGCAGatatataactgataatttaacAATTAAGAgcttataaaaacatctcacctcaaaagaaacaaacaaagaaatataaataaaaagacaaaactgCCTTGGATAACAGAAACGCACTAGTGTCGTTCAGGGGATCTTTtccagaaaaacacaaatacccTGAAATCTTGACTCACACATCTTGAAAACACACTCTTATCAGGTGCAGACCCGCCAGAAACAGGCCTGTGACACATTTTGGGTCCTGAACCAAAATTTTAGACAGCCATGTCGTAAAAttttaactctttaactctgaTTCCTTGTGGTTTCTCACCATTCAGACCACCGTGAGGAGATCacatttgtgcaaataaacattAAGCCGtcgaacaaaaaaaagacaaaaacattatCCCTATTTTTTGTTTACAAAGTCCTATCCCATAAACCAGTGCTCTgagttattttttatcacttctgcctattttgacaaataaaaatatCCGTCATCCATCCTAATTCATCCCTGTCCGTCAAAACATCCTCCACTGGAATGAATAACTTCCAACCAGCGGAGCATTAgaacatgaacgcagcataaataCAACGTGTACATtttagggacgggacgatacatcgaaattcaatataatcgcaatacaaaaatgtcacaatatgtatcgtgggtcagaaaaatgaatcgcgatattagctccatgttattctgctcacaaatgagacgcttgaccatcacagtttcacaagctctccatccaaattatattattgtcactttgtaatgacatttttaaattgtttacattctagcagccgaTGGCATCACTACAAAGATTTATGTCTCAGAAAcacaattctgcacagtcagactttgttgtcattgaacttattacatcgtatcctggttgtatcgaatcgtgaaccccatatcacgtattgaatcgtatGGTGAGATAAGCAGATTGTCCCGTCTCTAGTACATTTCGCGTTATGGGCTTACCGGTTATGGTGATGTTGACGGGTTTGCTGCATCCGCCCTCTCTGGACTCGCACCAGTACACCCCACTGTCTGATGGGTAGGCATCCTCGATGACGCAGGAGGTCTTCCGCGGCATTCCCCAGCCGGACTCGCACGGCACTGAAGTCCCAGATTTCGTGTTCCTCCTCACCGTCCAGCCGGTGGAGTTCGCCGGCACCTCGCAGACCAGAGTGATGGAGTCGTACCCGAAGAACTGAGATCTGTCGGGCCGGACGCTCAGAGTGGCTGCAGGAGACAGAGTGACGTCACACAGGCTGGTATAGGTCGCACACGAAACCATAAATGATGCTTATCGTCTTCATTTTTTGGGGCAGGAGAACAAAGAGACATGTTTTCGGCCGActgtcgtcttcttcttcttcttcttctgaaggCAAGACAAAGCTCATAAGGTTTGGAGATGAAGACAACGTACGTATGTAATGACAGAACCTCTCCAGTGGGATTTTACTGAAGCTATCCTTCTATAAAAGAGCTAAAATGAAAAAGTTTGGAATTTGGAATCTTAATCATTTTGGAtttatcaattcaattcagtttcgCCAAATGGCTCTAATGCGGAactacatttttaatttttcccTCAGAATATTTGGCCACCCTTGAGGTTCTGCCATTACACATTATGTAAATTGTCTTCTTCTCCAAACTTTATGAGCGACCTGCCAGTCTGATGTTTTTTAGGGGATTAAGCATCTTTTCTGattctttttcttgtttataGTCTTCATCATTTGGCTGTCATTGGATCAATAATGACGATCTGCTGACACACTGAAGAAGAcgatgttttgtgtgttttgtgtctcttTGTTCTCCTGTGTGCGACCTACCTGCCTATACCCTTCACCAGTCGTGCAAAAGATCTGCACCAGGTCAGAGCGTGTGGTttgatgtttctgtgtgttcacacaGGAAATGAAACACGCGACTTTAAAACATTTGGGGAGGATATGTGATCTGTGCCACTATACGCCTACTGCTGTGGTTGCAGGTTTTTCTGTGCAGCTTTTCCCTGATCACATTATAGGGGCCCATTAGGGATTTGATTtttctctatttatatacatatttgatcaaagatgtttcatGCAGACATTGttaaagtttgattttgtttgaggggttcaatttccattttcaaacctccatccttttttccaggcagtttcagagtaactccaggaaacgcatcacagctgcaCTTTTGCAGCAATTGAACTGGAAAGcatccactcagcaggtttacctcatttgaattaagCCAATCAGAGAGTATTGTGACGACTTAGGCTTCACATTCATTAAGTTTAACTCATTCAATTAAACTTTTAACTATatttatctgcagaacatcatgaagaacattattctgatCCTGAGCTGGAGgagatttgaaaaacaaaatcatgaagaCTGAGTATATGAGACCATTTAGCGACAGGTCTGGATGCACACATATCAGATTTTGTTCACGTTGCTGTCAGATCTCCAAAACCAGATGCGGAAGTCAGGCTCACATTGTGACCTGAATTCTGCATATAGTCTGAACCACCACAAAACCCACAAAGTGCATTGAAGGAcgataatattaataataaaaataataaaacaggaGACAACTAATCTGCAGTgaggaaacagaaagaggattTGAAAGAGAAGCAGCAAGAAGTGGTTTCTCACGACTGTCACAATATTACAACATTGCAATTTGGGTAAATCAAAGAAaacaatgagacagagagagcttcACACAGTATATTTCTCTATTTCAGTAGCCAATTTGATATTTATAATAGAACCTGCAACTTAAGATCAAAttagataagataaaacaacactttattgatccccttggggaaattcaggtgcagTGTAACAatgaaaagaggagggaagagggtgagagcggggatgaagagagagctTGAGGCAAAATTGGTAAAAAGTTGAGTTTCTCACCGAGTATGAGGCAGAGCGAAGTGACCTCCATCTTCTCTCAGTGCTGAAGTCTGCTTTGACCAGCAGCAATTCTGGTAAAACCTCTTACCCTCACCCACATCCTGATCTCAGAAAGGAAATCATGACAGCTATTGTCAGTAGGCTGAACAGTGCACCACTGATGGTATGTGACGGCCCAGCGAGGCTTTGTTTCTAAAAGTagctctctctatctgtttggAGAAAAAAACTCATTACCTCAAGCTCGCATGCCCACTAATTGGGAAGgcgtagattcaccctattggtccaaattaaattctggtgtcggtttgatcactggtgggaaatctcctCCTGACCGATCCAAActgaagagtgaaatccaaagtgtcttctaaacagcagtgagcacaTTCTAGAAGATACCCATCTTTGTAGTACCGATATGTAAAAATCTTAGTtttctttaaaggaatagttcatccaaaaatgaaaatgctgtcatcacctactcaccctcatgccagttgaaccacaggtgaagtttgttagtccataaaacaatcCTGGAgctaaatttaaagttattccattttcaaaactccaggaaacgcatcacagctgcaCTTTTGCAGCAATTGAACTGGAAAGcgtccactcagcaggtttacctcatttgaattaagCCAATCAGAGAGTATTGTGACGActtagtcttcacattcattcagtttaactcattcaAGTCAACTTTTAACTATatttatctgcagaacatcacAAAGAACATTATTCTGATCCTGAGCTGGAGaagatttgaaaacaaaatcatgaagaCTGAGTAATATATGGGGCCATTTAGCGACAGATCTGGATGCACACATATCAGCTTTTGCTCACATTGCCATCAGATCTCCAAAACCAGATGCGGAAGTGGTCAGTTTTACTTTGTGACCTGAATTCTGCATATAGTCTGAACACAATCCAGCCACAAAGTGCATTCAAGCAaggtaaagagagagcagggaaaatgtaaatgtaaatgtaaatttggGGCTATACAGATTAATtacagttaaaaaccttggcgttactttcgactcagctctctcattcgatgctcacattaaggaaatcactaagatagcatttttccaccttcgcaatatctcgaaaattcgctccctgctaaatacggcggatgctgaaaccttaatacacgcttttgtttcatcaagactcgattattgtaatgtcttactctctggtctacctaactgcagtattaaaaaaactacaACTCGTGCAAAATGCTGCCGCCAGAaaactaaccagaactagaaaatttgaccacattactcctatcctaacctcccttcactggctcccaattcaagccagatctgactttaagatGCTTCTGTTCAGcatataaatcgttacatgggcttgcaccatcatatctatccgacctcatcatcccttatattccccctcgtgccctccgatcgcaggacgctggctaccttactgtccctagaatcaagaaaaaatcagcaggctgTAGAgcctccctatctctggaaccagctacctcttacagtcagggaagctaattctgtcgaaatcttcaaatctagactcgaAACCTATTTATTCTCTCAATCATACGACTTACCTTAGCACCGTTGGCTTGGGTTCGACACAGTCTtttctcttaccctagcctaaacagtatttatataggaatttgccgttgggaacataagcatagggctgccctctggctacactgtgtctactcactttctatctgctgtctgtatgagcgtaTCTGTGCCCAAATATGTCTGggttttgtgctgcttctgcacagctttgtgtgtttgtgtgtgtgtgtgtgtgtgtgtgtgcggctggttttctccaccctttctcagattcccgTGCAGTCTTCTAGCTGTCAGCAGACGGGTACTGCCCCGGCTCTGATGGTCGTCAGTGCTGGCCTTCGTCCCGTCCCtgacgctgctcccacctggatctctctctctccgtgtgttcgttgtctttgtgcgcacctgtctctctctccccctttctcagactccggtgcagtgcaatggtcgccagtgcatgccttagggggcgatcacaccgagacgcgtcgctagaaacgcgtcgccagcaaaaccattgttttcctatggtacggCGCGCCTGGCGTGCGCTCCTCTCTTGCGCCGCGCGTCTcgtttttctggcggtttttaggcgcgcataaaagttacaatattctcaacttttcagcgcaTGGTGCGGAgtcgcaccgctcgtcaatgtcacatttgtgccaggcagccaatcaaatcaagcagaaggcgggctttccttcctgttttgatgcggtttgatgtgGTAGGAACGgtgggacagaggaaaacacagatgaagaGCTGATATTAACGGTCTTTAACACGGTCGCACAcacagccctgctccacaggcgcaccaagctgttttgcccAACGCAGTCTGCCGAGGCGTTTTTGACGCGGCTGCGcctgtagcgacgcttctcggtgtgatcgcccccttagtcccatccctgctgccgctcccacccgacgtgctctgactccgtgtcttctgtgtgcagctgtcttctctcccccttccccagactccggtccagtgctccacctgccagtggacaggtgttgctccggccTGGCGGTCGTCGGCGCCGggccttggtcctgctcccacccaacaTGTCTCCTGTttgttctgttgctgctgttttctccccttcctctctccccttttcagactccggtgcagtgcgGTGGTCGTcggcgccggcctcggtcccgtccctgatgctgctcccacctttcgtgtctctgaccctgtgtgttctgtgtgcagctgttttctgcccttcctctgtgtgtgtgtgtgtgtgtgtgtgtgtgtgtgtgtgtgtctgggtgtgctgtgtgtgtgtacgcggcttcctctctctcctcttctctgactccaaTGCAGCGTTCTACCTGACAGTGACGGGTGCTGTTCTACCTGACAGTGACGGGTgctgttctacctggcagtgacgggtgctgttCTACCTGACAGTGACGGGTGCTGTTCTACCTGACAGTGACGGGTGCTGTTCTACCTGACAGTGACGGGTGCTGTTCTACCTGACAGTGACGGGTgctgttctacctggcagtgacgggtgctgttCTACCTGACAGTGACGGGTGCTGTTCTACCTGACAGTGACGGGTgctgttctacctggcagtgacgggtgctgccctggctcttcgtcgtcagtgctggccttgctcttccctcctgctgttcccacctggacgctcaattacgactgct
This region of Centroberyx gerrardi isolate f3 chromosome 23, fCenGer3.hap1.cur.20231027, whole genome shotgun sequence genomic DNA includes:
- the LOC139922550 gene encoding Fc receptor-like protein 5 gives rise to the protein MEVTSLCLILATLSVRPDRSQFFGYDSITLVCEVPANSTGWTVRRNTKSGTSVPCESGWGMPRKTSCVIEDAYPSDSGVYWCESREGGCSKPVNITITADVVILESPALPVTEGEEVTLVCSYKEEEQVQSTSAFTADFYKNGAFIGSGSGSGGSMTLRVSKSDEGLYKCQHPKKGKSPESWLAVRAAPTQSPSPSPAPPPVLPWPRLVCIVLLLILYAVLLVVCVYVHVRWARARAEKKRGLSDDIALE